One stretch of Desulfobaccales bacterium DNA includes these proteins:
- the ahbC gene encoding 12,18-didecarboxysiroheme deacetylase, with translation MVGVSKLYCGAVEAGDVLRYGHGARRAKELPSHLLQFSADKKPVVVWNVTRRCNLKCLHCYAQATAGAAPDELTHEEGLALLQDLADFGVPVVLFSGGEPLMREDLFQLIGRAVGLGMRAVISTNGTLITREVAGRLRTLGLSYVGISLDGTEATHDRFRGQPGSFAAAMAGVRNCQEAGLKVGLRFTVSRLNYREVPAIFDLVEKYDIPRICFYHLVYTGRGSKLLDQALSHAETRELVDLICARTRRLFDAGRQVEVLTVDNHADGPYIYLKLLKEDPARAEQVLELLKMNEGNNSGRGIGCVSWEGSVHADQFWRHYSFGNVRERPFSAIWTDLSEPLLARLKDKKRYVTGRCARCRWLDICAGNFRVRAEAVTGDLWAPDPACYLTDEEIGLS, from the coding sequence ATGGTCGGGGTGTCCAAGCTATACTGCGGTGCCGTGGAGGCGGGGGATGTGCTGCGCTACGGGCATGGCGCCCGGCGGGCCAAGGAGCTGCCCTCGCACCTGCTGCAGTTTTCCGCCGACAAAAAGCCGGTGGTGGTGTGGAATGTCACCCGGCGCTGCAACCTGAAATGCCTGCACTGCTACGCCCAGGCCACCGCGGGCGCAGCCCCGGACGAGCTGACGCACGAAGAGGGCCTGGCCCTGCTCCAGGACCTGGCCGACTTCGGGGTGCCGGTGGTCCTCTTCTCCGGGGGCGAACCCCTGATGCGGGAGGACCTCTTCCAGCTCATTGGGCGGGCCGTGGGCCTGGGGATGCGGGCGGTGATCTCCACCAACGGCACCCTCATCACCCGGGAGGTGGCCGGGCGCCTTCGGACCCTGGGGCTCTCCTATGTGGGCATCAGCCTGGATGGCACCGAGGCCACCCACGACCGCTTCCGGGGTCAGCCCGGGTCCTTTGCCGCCGCCATGGCGGGGGTAAGGAACTGCCAGGAGGCGGGCCTCAAGGTGGGGCTGCGCTTCACGGTGAGCCGCCTCAATTACCGGGAGGTGCCTGCCATCTTTGATCTGGTGGAGAAGTACGACATCCCCCGCATCTGCTTTTATCACCTGGTCTATACCGGCCGGGGGAGCAAACTCCTGGACCAGGCCCTGAGCCACGCCGAGACCCGGGAACTGGTGGACCTCATCTGCGCCCGCACCCGGCGCCTCTTTGATGCCGGCCGGCAGGTGGAGGTCCTCACCGTGGACAACCACGCCGACGGCCCCTATATCTACCTAAAGCTCCTGAAGGAAGACCCGGCCCGGGCCGAGCAGGTGCTGGAGCTTTTGAAGATGAACGAAGGGAACAACTCCGGGCGGGGCATCGGCTGCGTGAGCTGGGAGGGCTCGGTGCACGCCGACCAGTTCTGGCGGCACTATTCCTTCGGGAATGTCCGGGAGCGGCCCTTCAGCGCCATCTGGACCGACCTGTCGGAGCCGCTGTTGGCCAGGCTCAAGGACAAGAAGCGGTATGTCACCGGGCGCTGCGCCCGCTGCCGCTGGCTGGACATTTGCGCCGGCAATTTCCGGGTGCGGGCCGAGGCCGTTACCGGGGACCTGTGGGCTCCGGACCCCGCCTGTTACCTCACCGACGAGGAGATCGGGCTCAGCTGA
- a CDS encoding cold shock domain-containing protein, translating to MRYTGKVKWFNEAKGYGFIQREEGPDLFVHYTNIVGKGFRTLKENDEVEFEVNEGPKGLQAVNVTKV from the coding sequence ATGCGCTATACCGGCAAGGTCAAATGGTTCAATGAGGCCAAGGGCTACGGCTTCATCCAGCGGGAGGAAGGGCCGGACCTCTTCGTGCACTACACCAACATCGTGGGCAAGGGTTTTCGCACCCTGAAGGAAAACGATGAGGTGGAATTCGAGGTGAACGAAGGGCCCAAGGGCCTCCAGGCCGTCAACGTCACCAAGGTCTGA
- a CDS encoding transcriptional coactivator p15/PC4 family protein, with the protein MSEPISKVPKNARETIFLSLSEYKGHRLIDIRVHVPGEGEEEWVPTRKGVSLAVGLYPAFKQALTQLEQALISQGLLDPEDLEALG; encoded by the coding sequence ATGTCCGAGCCCATCAGCAAGGTTCCCAAAAACGCCCGGGAGACCATCTTCCTCTCCCTGTCGGAATATAAAGGCCACCGCCTCATCGACATCCGGGTACACGTCCCCGGGGAGGGGGAGGAGGAGTGGGTGCCCACCCGCAAAGGGGTCTCCCTGGCCGTCGGCCTCTACCCCGCCTTCAAACAGGCCCTGACCCAACTGGAACAGGCCCTCATCTCCCAGGGCCTCCTGGACCCGGAAGACCTGGAAGCCCTCGGGTGA
- a CDS encoding GNAT family N-acetyltransferase → MALPLPQPQAAIRAATPEDLPAVMEIESLAFEKRWGRYEFKASLEDTFLVAEDPASGRLTGYLIACCCRLTRRGMILRLAVHPDYRRQGVAKALLEAAFEELRRQGLTEVVLDVDVVKGGAQKLYEEMGFQVAEVISLCQEDEEESFYVMRRRL, encoded by the coding sequence ATGGCCCTGCCTCTCCCCCAACCCCAGGCGGCCATCCGGGCCGCCACCCCCGAGGATCTGCCCGCCGTCATGGAGATTGAATCCCTGGCCTTCGAGAAACGCTGGGGACGTTATGAATTCAAAGCCTCTCTGGAAGACACCTTCCTGGTGGCCGAAGACCCGGCCAGCGGCCGCCTGACGGGTTATCTCATCGCCTGCTGCTGCCGGCTCACCCGCCGGGGGATGATCCTGCGTCTGGCGGTGCATCCCGACTACCGCCGCCAAGGCGTGGCCAAGGCCCTCCTGGAGGCCGCCTTTGAGGAACTGCGCCGCCAGGGCCTCACTGAAGTCGTCCTGGACGTGGACGTGGTCAAAGGCGGGGCCCAGAAACTCTACGAGGAGATGGGCTTTCAGGTGGCGGAGGTCATCTCCCTCTGCCAAGAAGACGAGGAAGAGAGCTTCTACGTCATGCGCCGCCGGCTGTGA
- the cysS gene encoding cysteine--tRNA ligase, whose product MQLYNTLSRTKEEFVPLTPGRVGLYACGVTVYDDVHLGHARSAVVFEVLVRYLRRRGYQVTWVRNFTDVDDKIIRRAQETGLTWQEVAEKYIASFREDMAALGLPPADIEPKATEHIPEMLEIIRRLWDKGFAYQGRPGGDVYFRVRRFPGYGKLSGQSLEDLEAGARIEVDEAKEDPLDFVLWKASKPGEPTWESPYGPGRPGWHIECSAMSMKYLGETLDIHGGGRDLVFPHHENELAQSEAATGKPFARYWVHHGLLTIDQEKMSKSLGNFFTVKEVLARFPAEVVRLFLIHGHYRSPLDFSDAALKEATAGLLRLYTTLAKLEELLQAHPAPAGAAPRDFSAAVLSAEETERLLTLAARFDAAMADDLNTAQALGYLFDAVRLTNRLLESPATEPAYLMVLAQVQRELKELGAVLNLLQAPPAEMVRLLRQRGGELPLAQEEIERLIAERTEARKRKDYARADAIRRELADQGIVLEDTPQGTIWRVRM is encoded by the coding sequence ATGCAGCTCTACAACACTCTCAGCCGCACGAAAGAGGAGTTTGTCCCCCTCACTCCCGGTCGGGTGGGCCTGTATGCCTGCGGGGTGACGGTTTATGACGACGTGCACCTGGGGCACGCCCGCTCCGCGGTGGTCTTTGAGGTGCTGGTGCGGTATCTCCGCCGCCGGGGTTATCAGGTCACCTGGGTGCGCAACTTCACCGACGTGGACGACAAGATTATCCGTCGGGCCCAGGAGACCGGTCTCACCTGGCAGGAGGTGGCGGAGAAATACATCGCCTCCTTTCGGGAGGACATGGCGGCCCTGGGGCTCCCCCCGGCGGACATCGAGCCCAAGGCCACGGAGCATATCCCGGAGATGCTGGAGATCATCCGGCGGCTGTGGGACAAGGGCTTTGCCTACCAGGGGCGGCCCGGCGGCGACGTCTATTTCCGGGTGCGGCGTTTCCCCGGTTACGGCAAGCTTTCCGGCCAGAGCCTGGAGGATCTGGAGGCCGGGGCCCGCATCGAGGTGGACGAAGCCAAGGAGGACCCCCTGGACTTTGTGCTCTGGAAGGCCTCCAAACCCGGAGAGCCCACCTGGGAGAGCCCTTACGGGCCGGGGCGCCCGGGCTGGCACATTGAGTGTTCCGCCATGTCCATGAAATACCTGGGGGAGACCCTGGACATTCATGGCGGCGGCCGGGATTTGGTCTTTCCCCACCACGAAAACGAGTTGGCCCAGTCCGAGGCGGCCACCGGCAAGCCTTTCGCCCGCTACTGGGTGCATCATGGCCTGCTCACCATCGACCAGGAGAAGATGAGCAAGTCCTTGGGGAATTTTTTCACCGTGAAGGAGGTGCTGGCCCGCTTCCCGGCGGAGGTGGTGCGCCTCTTCCTCATCCACGGCCACTACCGCAGCCCCCTGGACTTCTCCGACGCGGCCCTGAAGGAGGCCACCGCCGGGCTGCTGCGGCTCTACACCACCCTGGCCAAGCTGGAGGAGCTCCTGCAGGCCCATCCGGCCCCGGCGGGGGCAGCCCCCCGGGATTTCAGCGCCGCGGTCCTGAGCGCCGAGGAGACGGAGCGCCTGCTGACTTTAGCAGCCCGCTTTGACGCTGCCATGGCCGACGACCTCAACACCGCCCAGGCCCTGGGGTATCTCTTCGATGCGGTGCGCCTCACCAATCGCCTGCTGGAAAGCCCTGCCACGGAGCCGGCTTATCTGATGGTGCTGGCCCAGGTGCAGCGGGAGCTGAAGGAGCTGGGGGCGGTCCTGAATCTCCTGCAGGCGCCGCCGGCGGAGATGGTGCGCCTCCTGCGCCAGCGCGGGGGGGAGCTGCCGCTGGCGCAGGAGGAGATTGAGCGCCTCATCGCCGAGAGGACCGAGGCCCGCAAGCGCAAGGATTATGCCCGGGCCGATGCCATCCGCCGGGAGCTGGCCGACCAAGGCATTGTCCTGGAGGACACCCCCCAGGGCACCATCTGGCGGGTGCGGATGTAA
- a CDS encoding Fe-Mn family superoxide dismutase — protein sequence MKKYAVLDYSHLLGMPGFSETLLKNHFTLYQGYVTNTNKVMETLEAMLKEGKQADYEAAELRRRLGWEWNGMRLHELYFENLGGDGDPTKAPTVMKAFEAQFGSFDAWAKEFNAAATMRGIGWVVLYQDIAQGLLINQWINEHDVGHCAGLNPILVLDCFEHAFMIDYGLKRADYIAAFMKNIKWEEVEKRYVKK from the coding sequence ATGAAGAAATATGCGGTTCTGGATTATTCCCATCTCCTCGGCATGCCGGGCTTCAGCGAGACCCTCCTCAAGAATCACTTCACCCTCTATCAGGGCTATGTCACCAACACCAACAAGGTCATGGAAACCCTGGAGGCCATGCTCAAGGAGGGCAAGCAGGCTGACTATGAGGCGGCGGAGCTCCGGCGGCGCCTGGGCTGGGAGTGGAACGGCATGCGCCTGCACGAGCTCTATTTCGAGAACCTGGGCGGCGACGGCGATCCCACCAAGGCCCCCACGGTAATGAAGGCCTTTGAGGCCCAGTTCGGCTCCTTCGACGCCTGGGCCAAGGAGTTTAACGCTGCGGCCACCATGCGGGGCATCGGCTGGGTAGTGCTTTACCAGGACATCGCCCAGGGGCTGCTTATCAACCAGTGGATCAACGAGCATGATGTGGGCCATTGCGCCGGCCTCAATCCTATTCTGGTCCTGGATTGCTTCGAGCATGCCTTCATGATCGACTACGGCCTCAAGCGGGCGGACTACATTGCCGCCTTCATGAAGAACATCAAGTGGGAGGAAGTGGAGAAGCGTTACGTGAAGAAGTAA
- a CDS encoding histone deacetylase has product MAVNTGLVTDERYLLHDPGTWHPERPDRLKAIIKQLKFGGLWNELKIIAPWEEGVLPWVEQVHDPAYIKRFEQACQKKQSIFMVPDCGICEKSYEIALLAVGGVLAGAEAIMQGEVANAFCAVRPPGHHAEYNRAMGFCFFNNVAIAAVYLLKQHGLKRVAIVDWDVHHGNGTQHLFEDDPRVFYLSLHEDPDYCYPGTGRRKEKGRGPGEGYTLNLPLPPRSGDEEYLEALEKEGLPRLYDFKPEFLLISAGFDAHRLDPLAHQNLTRSGYAAMGRMLLKLAQDTAQGRIMSVLEGGYNLEVLADCVEDHLRLLSGRELKKTEAAEA; this is encoded by the coding sequence ATGGCGGTGAATACCGGACTGGTGACGGACGAGCGTTATCTCCTGCATGACCCGGGGACCTGGCACCCGGAGCGGCCGGACCGGCTCAAGGCCATCATCAAGCAGCTCAAATTCGGCGGCCTGTGGAATGAGCTCAAGATTATCGCCCCCTGGGAGGAGGGTGTCCTCCCCTGGGTGGAGCAGGTGCATGATCCGGCCTACATCAAGCGCTTCGAGCAGGCCTGCCAGAAGAAGCAGAGCATCTTCATGGTGCCGGACTGCGGCATCTGCGAGAAATCCTATGAGATTGCGCTCCTGGCCGTGGGCGGGGTGCTGGCCGGAGCCGAGGCCATCATGCAGGGGGAGGTGGCCAACGCCTTCTGCGCCGTCCGTCCGCCAGGGCACCACGCCGAATACAACCGGGCCATGGGGTTCTGCTTTTTCAACAACGTGGCCATCGCGGCGGTGTATCTCCTGAAGCAGCACGGGCTGAAGCGGGTGGCCATCGTGGACTGGGACGTGCACCACGGCAACGGCACCCAGCACCTCTTTGAGGACGATCCCCGGGTCTTTTACCTGTCGCTGCATGAGGATCCGGATTACTGCTACCCCGGCACCGGCCGCCGCAAGGAGAAGGGCCGCGGCCCCGGGGAAGGCTACACTCTGAACCTGCCCCTGCCGCCCAGAAGCGGCGATGAGGAGTATCTGGAGGCCCTGGAAAAGGAGGGCTTGCCCCGCCTGTATGACTTCAAGCCGGAGTTTCTCCTCATCTCCGCAGGCTTTGACGCCCACCGGCTGGACCCCCTGGCCCACCAGAACCTCACCCGCAGCGGCTATGCCGCCATGGGGCGGATGCTCCTGAAGCTGGCCCAGGACACCGCCCAGGGGCGGATCATGAGTGTTTTGGAGGGAGGCTACAACCTGGAGGTGCTGGCCGACTGCGTGGAGGACCACCTGCGCCTGCTTTCCGGCCGGGAGCTGAAAAAGACGGAGGCGGCGGAAGCCTGA